TCCATCCTGATGGAGAGTCTGGCAAAACAGAGTCATATCTCTCCATCATGGTGtctaggaagaagagagaggaagagaagggggcagggagaaaatACTCCCGAGGACATGCTCCCAGCGTCCTAACTCCTTCAGCTCTGCCCCCCTCCTAAAGTCTCTAGAAACTCCCATTAATAATATTACCAAGTGTTGAAAATATGATTCTGTGGGAGACATTTTGTATCAAAGCATAACAGATTCTTGCTTATTAATTAAGGCTTTGAGactagggtgtggctcagtgttgGAGTACTTGCCCGGGGTGTGCAAGGTCTTGGGTTATATCCACAGTGCTACAATACAACAGTAAAACAAAGTATGGTTTATTtctggtttctgagacaggatttctgtatattgtaGTGTTGGccagctgtcctgggacttgatatgtagagcaggctggccttgaactcactgtagggctgggattaaggatgtggCACACCCAGTGCAAAAGAAAAGGTCTTATATAGTGGTCTCCTTTTCCTAGAACATTTGTGCTTCCGGTTTTCACATTTAAGTTTAGATGCTTGCAAGCGATATGTTTGTGGAGAGTAAAGGGTGGGCGGACTGTCTCCTCTGCCTCCGCTTCCCAATACCAGTTATGAAGGATGTAAAGTACCGTCACTCATGCGTGATGCTGCCTTCTAATCATACATTCACTCTCCACATGTTCTCTGATCCTCTAGACACACTAGTCTCTAATACTGAGGTATTTTAGTCCtgagctttgttgttgtttgtttgttttttgttttttgaaacagggtttctctgtatagccctggctgtcctggaactcactctgtagaccaggctggcctcaaactcagaaatccgcctgcctctgcctcccaggtcctgAGCTCTTTAGGGTTTGTTTATTCCCTGCTGAAGCtagttttccttcttgttcttgcTTGTCGGTACTTCCCTGTGGCATCCTACCTTTGCTGCCCAGCTTCCTCATGGAGGTGTGCTTGTGGTTAGTGgaaattttccttttaacttgCACTGTTCTTCACTCATCTAGGTCTGTAACCTCAGTTTTGAATCTTACATCTTATTGTCAcctttttttcaaggcagggtttctctgtgtagcttggctgtcctggaactcatactgtagaccaggctggcctcaaactcaagagatccacctgcctctgcctcctgagtgctgggaataaaggtgtgtaccagTACCTCCTGGCTTACAGTTGCTTTTTAACTAGTCCTTTCGCCTTTAAAGCctctggaattcattctgtaggaATTATcaggttcatttttctttttccgaAATTCTCTAGAGGAATAGTGTACAGTGTAATAACTGTATTGGCACTCAGGAGGGGCAAATATCATTTGaggctgggctacatggtaagacctaTCTCAGAGAAAAGCTTTTCTAGGGTTACCCTTTCTTCCCAAATTGAGCTCAGATGCTCAGCCCTTTATTCATGGGTCACAGCAGACCACACCAGATGCCCTGTCTACGCATATGCAGAGCCCAGTAGTTGCAAGTGTCTTTAACGGGGCAGAGCACTGTGGAACCTGTGTGTCTTTAAGAACTTGCCTAGAGGCCACCTACTACACTTAAGAGTTTTGGAAGCCAGAACCTTCCACTGCACccttaactttaatttttttcaaaccttatttttaatgatggttcttaaatactttaaccacCTTTTTACCTGCCACTCACCAgagatagtgggaaagaaaggatacggcGGGGATAAGGGGGTGGGGGCTAGGGGAGaggagtggacctgtttagaaaggttccttggagcaactcccatctgtgttgtctggaaatcagcaattcagttcacaggtcagcagtggcagcttaatccactcgcaaacacttcacagctacaccagcagtccagttggGTAGAGTCGGGACAGCAgacacgaatcagcagcagtggcactacctagcagagacagtcaACCTTAGCCttggctcaagtcagcaggagggaccaggaggaacaccaggagaagtccTAGGCTGTGCCTCTCTGAGGGAAGCGGTGATCAAAGACCCGAGActcacaagcattgcacagctagttCTATAaacaagcctagctcagcctgtTACTGTCCTTTTTATACcatccaaacatcacatgtcctccatgggtcttgcctcatcACATGTCTTGCCttagcatgtgtgtctgtttcagCTGACATCACACTGCCAGTCAGCCCCAAGTCCACGGAAGCGGCAAGATATTGCAGCACACCACCAAaagtttttttggtgtgtttctctctgtgtagtcctgacaaatggagttTAACTAGgcagtgtaaggtggaccaatatatacctgtcattagcaaagaatccttcatcacgtgtcctttcacttgctttagcagaatattctgtctcctatgtctgcttcagctaaatgttccttcatgtgtttgccccagcaaaacaccatccaattgactttccaaagaaccctcaagtttccacttGAGCACCCTATGTTGCCACCTGGTCACTGGAGACTGGCTGAAACAGCCCTGCTGAGAGTTGGACTCCAAATAATGGCTCCCCTCTCTTCATTTTTCCTATAGTTGAATGAACAATTATGTGAACGAGTAGtttgccaggcctggtggtgcagccTTGTACAGCCAGCTACTGGGCAGGAGTGAAAAGAGGACTGAGTTCCAGGCACCTGGGCAAGAGAAATTGGAAAGCAGACTGGGGATGTAACTTAGTGGATGAGTGTTTGCCTTTCAATCAGGAAGCCCTAGATTCACTTCCCTACTAGAATTGACAGGCTTTCcattcatgtatttttaatatttgtttgtttgtttattgttttgagatagggtctctctgtatagtcctggaacaTGTTGACTAGGATGGACTTGATCCCTGAGAgaaatgcctgcctctgcctcgtgctgagattaaaggtgtgtaccactgcatTCAGCGTGTTTTTTGAAGCTTgaaaaaatgaagagaggaaaTGCTTGTAAGAACTATTATAAATCCCACTCTCtgaggcctctttttttttttttttNggctgtcctggaactcactttgtagaccaggctggatttgaactcagaaatccacctgcctctgcctcccgagtgctgggattaaaggcatgcgccgccgccgccaccaccacccggcagaAGCCTCTTTTTTGTATATACTGAAGCTACGGGGATATAGACTGGGAAGGAGGAGTAAGCCACGACCGCCAAATTCGGCTTATCTCATCTGAGTTTGGAACTAAGTGTCCCAGCCTGCCAGCTCTGAAGCGAGCTACGCCTGCCTGTCTCACTGCTTGTCTGTCACCTTTTGACCCACCCAGTTAGTAGTCTGTCGATTTGGGAGCTCGAGCAATGTAGCTTTAATTAAATGTCATACTTTTATAGATGTTTTACGTTGCTTGTGGGTACAGGAGAGCCATCCTTgttgacccagcacagggagtTCAAGTGTTGAGCTCACGCATCCCTCCTGCCTGCGCCTGCTCACTGCAGGTCAGCAAGACCTCTTTTATGGGAACAGGGCGTTGCTGACCTGCCTCTTCCCACACACAGGCTCCTCTCCAGCTGAGACCTGCTGGGCTGTGTGGGAAGCACGCCCACAAGTGATGTCTGGGATTTGCAGTTCTGCTCTGTGTCCACCTTGTGCCTACTGTATTTCTCAGCTGTGTCCTGGAGCAGAAAGGGTACCCTTAGGACATGTCTGAAGACTGCTTGGAAGAACTGCTTCCCTGGGTCTGCTTCTGTGCCAGGTCTTTGCAGACTCACAGTAGAAGTACCCAGGCCCTGATGGCCTCCATGAGGGCAGCCTCCCGTCCAGCAGAAAATGCAGTAAAAGAAAAGCTGCTAGGGAAGGGGTCCTGGGAAGTGAAAGTTAAAAGTACTTGGAATGGCCCCTAAGCCTCTCACAGTTGGATTTGTCCTGTGGGTGTGTCGGGGTGGAGGGCCACCACAGTTCTTAAGAGGCATAGTGACCTGCTCAGACTTGTATCTAAAGGTGGACAGAACAGGGCCCtgggagaaggggaggcctcTGTGTCTAAGAAGCCGTGGCAGTGGTTGTCTGAAGTAGTCTAGAGGGGGATTGGCTGAACACACAGCTGGGAGAGTCAGAGAGGGCGGCCTTAGTGGGTGAGGGCTGCTGTCCCCCTTGGACGTAGACAGAGACGGCAGATGGCTGGTCCACTGTGGATGCTGGAGGAGAGGCTAGACACAGGAGAGGGGGGTGGGAGCTGCTGGGAGTGAGCAGACAAGCCTGAAGGTGCTGTAGAACAGTTGGCTTTTCCAAACTTGTTTAAGTAGCAGAACCTTCCATAACTTGAAGAGAATGAAAACACAAGCAATCCTGTGTCAGACGGCAGCTAGTGTGGGAGGTCCAGACCAGAGCCACTGTCCCAAAGACTGGTGGGTGCTGGCAGAACTACAGAGAAAACCAGATCACTGCGACAACAGACACACGTAGGGGagagacatcctgagttttgcagaggtgtgtgtttatgtttgagatggggtcttggtGTGCTGCCtagcctgacctcaaacttggttttcctgcctcagtctcccaagaaaTTGGGATTCTAGGTGTTTGTGTGCCTAGCTCAGAGGGCATTCTGGCAGTTTCTGTCAAAAAATTATAAAGTCTTTGATCCGGATTTCTCCTGGTATGACATCTTTCCAGAATCCTTGTACAGTTATGTAAAGATACAGTGTCCATTGTCATTTTGATGAATTGCAAACTCTAGATAATTGTAAATAACTTCACAATGTAATCAAATGCATATTAATGTGGAAAGACTAGAATGAGAGCCACATTTAATATACTTCTGTCAGAATAACATACAACAGACATAATAAAGACAGAATAACAGAAAACATATGGTTGTCTGAAATTGCACATTTTGAAATGCTCTACAACAGTTTACGTCTTATGCTAACACAGGTGTCTCTGAGACTTGGAACTAAAAGGACTTCCCTTTTCTATCACTTTGAATTTCTTCCCTCCAGCATCTactaaataagagaaaaaattaatCTGGGGAAAGTGAAAGCCAACGGAGTCAGTAGTGGAGGAGAAGACTGAGGGGTGCTAGCCCAGGGTGGTCAGCAGGGACAGATAGGTGCATGCTTCTGAGGATGATGGACATTTGATGGCCCCCAGGTCAGGTTATCAGAGGTGAGGGGCGTGACTGGCCGGCTGGCCCATGCCTTCCCTTGCTTTTTGCATTGCTGGAGGACACACTGCCCATTGTTGCCAGTTTGCTTCTATGcaaaaaagaaattgggaaaaacCAGGACATGTTCTTAGATGCTCCCATCTTTCCTAGGCTTTTATCCAAGAGCCTGGGACACATGTCCAAATGCCTATGCTAGCTACGGGGAGGATGCTCTGCTCTTCCTGCCCCCAAGGCTATAGTATTTCTGCCCACTCTTTAAGAAAGCATAGTAGATGGGACCACAGTGCTCTAACTTTGTCCTTGTTTGCATGACTCCCATCTATCCTGACCTAGTCTCTCGCTTTCCCTTCTAAAGTTGGATGGTGACTAACGCTGAGCACAAAGGCAGGCCCATTTAGAGCTTTCTGCTTTTATTCCCTCACTATCAAGTCTGACCCTGTTCTTTAGACCTGGGGATTTCACTGTTTCATAGTCATCCTGGCATACCAGGTTCCTTCTTGGTTTGAGCAGTTCCTGAATAGATGCTTTCCTCACCCCAGGACTTCTGTGCTATTTACCACTACCAACTAGGGCAGGTGAACGGCCCACTGCAGAGGTCTGCAGCCCAGCTCCCCTCCGGTGGCTTTCCCTGTGAGGTCTGTTTCTTGTCTGAAGGctacccccttcccccaaagTTCACCCTGAAAAGAATGGCTATCTGGGGAGTTTGGGAAGTGAGTGTCTGAAACATGGCCCACACTTTGCTTTCTGAATTAGAATTTCTTCGGGGCTGAGTTATTTTTACTACAGGAATTATTACTATAAACCTCCTTCCCTGTTttaattttgtggttttttgttgtttgtttgtttgtttttcttgtatctTTCTAGACTTGTGATGTAAACCAGTTTTGTTAAAAGTATACTTTAAATTCTGACAACAGATGAGTGGTGGCCCTTGGTGTCTGCACACTGAGCAGGAACTGGTTCCAAagctcctctgcttcctggccttggggCCACACCTTTGTTCCTAGGGTTTTGGTTCTTTTGCTTTAGTTTGATAGCAAGAATGGGGATCTCTGCCATGCCAGGGCTGTGAACGGATAGGAATGGTCTGCCTTCAAAATGACCTTGATCCAGAGGAAGGCATCTGCAGAGCCTGTGTCTGCTGAGAGTGTTCCATTCGCCTGTAGCTGGTTTACAATGCATAACTAGCTCTATAGGAGTTCGTCTTTATGTTAACAGGCCTAAGCAAGCACCACAGCGCGGTGAAATGAAGGCCCTGCTAACTGGCAAAGCCTCCTGGTTGGCCTGCAGACGGCTCAGGTCAGGTGGAATGAGCGTTTGACCACgtctggttttctttgtttttggaagGGTCACCTGGTGATTGGTGATGGAGATGCGTTAGCACAGCTGCGCCTTTCCAAGCACTCGGCCTTTTGGCAGGTGGTGTTTTGGAAATGTTACtggaaatgtttgtgtgtgtggtgtgtgcacacgtgtaagtggtgggggagcagaggcaggcacttGTGCCCAGCTTCATCACTCTTGCCATGTTGTCCTGCACAGAACCTGAGCCTTGCTGTCTCAGCTTCTGTGGTCTGCATGTTTCtacatccccaccccacacaaGCCTGAGCTGGGTTTATAGGCATGTTCTTGAGCATAGTGTCCTATGTGTAGGGCCAGGTTGGTGACATAGCTGTGATGTAGCCTACTTGGTCCCTGCCATCACAGAGAGTTAAAGTATCTGACTTGTCGAGTATGCTAGTCGGGAGTGTTTTTATGAGCTTAAAggtaaagaacaaaacaaaacaaataaaaggccAATGCTTGTCTTCTGAGGTAGGCAACCTAGTCAGGGATGAGACCTGTCTAACATCATTCTAAAAGGCACCAGAGGGGGTAGAACAAGGAAGCCATTGTGGAGATGAGCTACATATGCTAATAACTGACTGCCTTTTCCTCCCCTGTCACGCAGCATGGACAAGGACAGCCCAGATCTCCACCAGGACCTGAATGCCCTCAAAACAAAGTTCCAGGAGCTTCGGAAGCTCATCGGCACCATGCCCGGCATCCACGTGAGCCccgagcagcagcagcagcagctgcacagCCTCCGAGAGCAAGTCAGAACCAAGAACGAGCTGCTGCAGAAGTACAAGAGCCTCTGCATGTTTGAGATCCCCAAGGAGTAGGCCAGCTCCCAGGAGAGCTGCCACCAGACTGAAAGCGTCACACGGTGCTCCAGCTCCTTGGGAGCCTGGCTCTAAACTGGGAGGCCACATGTGGCTGGTGTGGGGCCTCAGTGGCTATCTCAGCCCTGACTATGTCCCGGCAGATCTACAGGGCACACAGGGAGAGGAAATAGctgttcccttcttcccctcagctcctcccaccccGATAGCATCAGCCTGGTGTCAGGTACACACTGTTCCCATTAACAGCAGTGTCATGAAACATTTGCATAGAATTCACGGGGTAAATTAGGCCTGCACTCAGATGGCATGGATTTATTATAATTAAAGCAAGCTGTGAGAGTATGAACATTGTTTTGAAAGGCCAGAGGGTGGGTGGCTTCTCCCTGAAACAGTTcacttccttttttgtttgaaCTACTGAATGAAACTATATCTCTGGGGGCGTCAGCCCAGAGCTCCATGGAGCGGCCACCAACTCCAGTTTccagcctcctgcatgctagcCTTGTAGGCTCTTGCTCCCTGTATCTCCATCACTTCAGGCAGTGCTCAGAATAGCCCAAAGCACTGCTTGCCTGGGGCCCTTTGTCCTTCCCACACTGGCTCAAAGAGGATGTTAAGCCAGCGGCTCTGCCCTGATTCGTATGCCCTGGCTTACCTTGTCATCTCCCCTCTAGCCAAGAAGTCACATTTGCTACCCCGCACATGGTCCCTGCACACATCTGGTTTGGAGCAGAGTAGCTGGCAGGAGCAATCGGGGCAGTTTCTCAGCCAGGGTTCTGTGTGATTTGAAGGGCATGGGGAGCTAAGTCTGGAAGTTCCATAGCTGTGTTCTACTTGCAGAGTGTACTCAGCGACGCTCAGGTAGGACACCGTGTTCTCTATCTCTCAGGGACGGTTACACTGAGGGCACCATGGCCCTTTCCCTCTCAGGAGGAAGGTGAGAAGTACCCAGTATTGTTTGGATCTTGAAATGGGCACAGCCTGGGCTGACCAGCTTAGGACTTAGCAGGTGCCTGCCAGCTGGCCTTGTTGGCAGGAGCGCTGGCTGGGGAGGTTTGTAGCAAGCGCTCTGGTGGCATTGCCTATCCAAGCAGCCTCACACTGAGACCCGGAGTGTGTGAaagagggatctctgagtttgagtcaaGGATGCCAATTAAGCCGCCTCTGCCTTGGGACTGTTATTTAACTGAATCAGTTACTTTCTGCAAAGTTGAAGCAGTGGCTGGGCCAGTTTTAAGGCTCTGACTGGTTCCTGTAAGTGCAGAGCACACGAAACGCGGGGGCTTCAGCGCTTCCTgacacagggaagaaagaaggtgTCCTTGGAGGGCCGGGGACTCAGAGGCTTCTGTTCCAGTGTGGTGGCCTGTCACATTTTCAGATATATGATTAAAAGGGTTTTCTGCTCGCAGGACACATGGTTTGCCTGTTGTCTCTGTCTCGGTGCTCGGATTTGGACCCTGGAATTACAGGTTTTATAATGAAGAATTCGAGTGGTGTGCTGAGTAGGTGGTGTAGAGGGAAATGGTCACTGTGCCCCTTCTAcccagcatgtgtgtctgttaaACTAGCACGGAGGCCTACAGGGCTCCTGCAGGGGACCCGGGGAGCCCAGCCATTCACTGTTCAGAAGTGAGTGCCTTTCTGAGATTTGAGGAGGTGCAGTTCCTTGGAAGTGGCCCTTCCCAAAGCAGGGTTgacaagacacacacacccctcccaagACACTTTGGAGTCTCCCTTGAAGGTCAGAActctcttgaaaaaccaagtATTTGGTTCGGCAGCTGCAGCAGTGTTGACTCCTTAGAGACCACATTGacccctccctctatctctcaGCTGCAGAATTGGAGGCTTGAAGGTGACACTTGCCCTGAGTTGACAGTAGGAGTGGCAAAGAGATCTGGGTCACAAACTATGAGCCTTAGCCACAGGAAGATGGGAAAGTGCAGAGGAGATGGGCCCCGCCTGCCTGAGTGCTTCTGGGAGCTGCACTAGAAGCTAACTCCTTTCCCTGTCCAGGTCCTGGGGCAGGGGATAATCGTGGAGCACAGGCATGTGCCCAAACACACCTCAGCTCAGCCTCCTTAGTGGTAATCAGGGTCAGATTTTCTAGTGTGACAGCTTCCTGTCGCCTGCCATGATTAACAGGTGGCCTGTGGAGGACAGTATGAGTATTCTCCAAAGCAAGGCCCCCTGGTACAggccaggagaggcagagggtaGACAGAGCCAGGGGGTCTAGAGCAGGTCCCACTTGGAAGTGGGAGGCCATGTTCTGAAAGCCAGGTCCCTCTCCGGTTCTTGGcccccagcactgaggcaggaaaCCTAAAAGCAGAGCACCATTTTccatttgtaaattattttattttaaataaaaaaaataataaagacctcACACAATAGAAATGTAGAGATTTTGTTCATGTCACATCGACACTGGAACTATTAAAGTGcaagttttgtgttttgtttccttttgggtaattgcacacacacatgtaaacaagtCACTTGGCTATGATTGAACCCTCTACCTCCAGCCAAAGTTTCCAGTTTGCTGAGGACAGAGGTGGCTGACAGCGGTCATGGCAACACCAATCACAGACATGATAATGCCCTATTATTAGTCCTGGCCCTGAAGCAAGCAGGACAGTTGCTTAAAGTCTCACAGGCTGATGAACTTCACACACTCTCAAACCTCTTGAGGAAAATGCCAAGTACCCCCCTGCTGGGTCCTGGCATCCAGCCCCAGTCTTAGCTAGTTCTCTTTCCTTTCACAGCAGATGACCGTCCCTTACTGGCTTGGCAGTGTCTCCCCGGGCTGGgtctcagggagggagggagggagggaggaggccaaTTGGCGCTCCTGTGGCACGGAAAGCGCAGGCTAGCCCAGGAATCTGATTTGACTTTCGAACAAAACAGGTCCTCGGGTTGTGTGGCTGACCCTGGGGGCTCCTAACTGATGACACAGCGCTCCTTGTCCTTAGCCTGGCTGCCGACACTGGTTTTTTCACGAATGTACATGAGGTCGCTGTGCACGCTGGGTCTGCGAGCAAAGGGCGCCAAGATGCCAAAGGCGTCGCCGTGATCGCCCCCGCCTCCGCTGCCCGCACGCAGAAGCTTCTTGTTCCTCAGAGCCTTCTTGTGTAGTACGTCGCAGTACTGCACAGACACCTTGCGGTGCAAGTCGGGGCTCATCTCGCTAGGCAACTTGGCCATGGCAAAGAGCGCACGGAACATCTGGTCCAAGCTGCTGTTCTTCTTAGCTGAGATCTCAAAGTAGGCACAACGCTGAGGGTCGTCACCTACCAGTTGCTCAATCTCCCGCTGCTCTACCTCCCGGTAGAAGTCCCGGTCCCCTTTGTTACCGCAAATGACCAGCGGCACGTCCAcattctctttggttttgttcttgagacaggatttggTGTCTAGGATCTGCTGTTTGAGCCTTTGTACCTCTTCGAAGGAGTCGCGGTTGTCTAAGCTGAACACCAGAATGAAAACGTCTCCTACGGGGGAACAAGTGGGAAAGGTGAGGACAGCTGCCAGGCACAGAGCTGCAGACAGTGCGGCCCCAAGCACAACACACCAGCCCCATCCACTCCCCGCAAGACTCCAGTACCCTGGTCCCCGTCGGCCCCCTACTCACCTGTGAGGATAGAGAGGCGCCGCATGGCGGGAAACGGATGATTGCCGGATGTGTCCAGTATATCCAACTGGTAGACTTCGCCGCGGATCGAGTAAAACTTTCGGTGGAAGTCCTCAATGGTAGGGGTGTAAGCATCCTCGAAACGGCCCGTGAGGAAGCGCGACACGATGGCCGTCTTGCCCACTTTGGATGAGCCGAGGATGACCATCCTGTAGCAGTTCTTGGCCGGGATACTCAGTTCAGAGTCGCTTGGGCACATCTTCTTGATCATCGCGGCCAGTTTCATTGGGTAGAGGGGCCCCAGGGGCGGCGGATGCGTGGCCGAGAGAAGGTAGAAGGCTGCAAAGGACTCCGGAGTGGAGGAAGAGCTTGGCTTCGGGACCGCGCGAGCTGGTCTGGGCTCTTGGGTACAGACAGCGGGCTCAGGCTTTCCGCGCCCCACACCGCCCTTATATTCAGCTGGCCGAAGCCGAGCCAGGCACCTCCCAGCTAAGGTGCGTCACGTCCCGCCCCCAGACGCGCCCGGCTCCTCCTAGACGCAGCGACCTCTGCCTTGGAGCCTGAGGCTCAGCTTCAGACCTACGTGCGCTGAAAGGAAAACTAAATCCAAACTACCGCCACGCGAGGATCTGGCGTTTCCCACTGCTTTGGCCGCAGAGGTCCTGGCTGTGCTATAGATTCACTTACCTCTGGGATCCCCATTCTCTCAACACCAATGCACAGACACTTTTCTTGGGCCTTAGTTTCCCAAAAAATATGATCTGATGATAGCAACAGGTTTGCTGGCCATTTGCCCCCGCACCAACCCCTTAGGACCCCGGGCCCTTGGTGCTCTCCTGGGCGTCGTGTCCGGTGTTTGTGGGTTTCCTACGTTAACCGTCCGTGCTTTGCGCTTCAGCCACCAGAGGGAAGTAGGGAGCCCCACGGACGCACTGGGATGCCTAAGGTTGTGGCCGCTCTGGAGAGGGGTAGGAGGCTGGCTGGGGAGCCTGACTGGGGGCGCTTTCATGGACTTCCCATGCTCTACTTTCCCAACTAGAGATAATCTGGTCGGTGGGGACCTCAGTAAAGGAGAGTCTGTTCCTGACTTCATACTTAGAGACAagcccctttaaaaaaaacaaaaaacaaaaaacatttccaAACAGGCCAGAGCCCCTACAGTCTCCTACGGCTTTCGGGACTTTTCCCTCTCACGGGCTGATCAGCATCATTTTGCACTGAGGGGGCTGACCGGGGCTGACGATCTCGGAGGAGGCCTGGAAGTACAACCTTCTCTGTCACTCGGTTTCCCTTTCTGAAAGATGGCAGTGGTTCCCTGATTGTAAAGATTAAGTGCAAACACGTTCGGAGACCAGGGCCTGATCAGAACAATAAAAGCATAGTGAGTACCAGGGAGGCTGCCTAGAGGAGGAA
This sequence is a window from Mus pahari chromosome 14, PAHARI_EIJ_v1.1, whole genome shotgun sequence. Protein-coding genes within it:
- the Med9 gene encoding mediator of RNA polymerase II transcription subunit 9, whose product is MASSGVAGGRQAEDTLQPPPELLPESKPPPPPQPLPVAVLPPPAAPRPQSPAGAKEENYSFLPLVHNVIKCMDKDSPDLHQDLNALKTKFQELRKLIGTMPGIHVSPEQQQQQLHSLREQVRTKNELLQKYKSLCMFEIPKE
- the Rasd1 gene encoding dexamethasone-induced Ras-related protein 1, encoding MKLAAMIKKMCPSDSELSIPAKNCYRMVILGSSKVGKTAIVSRFLTGRFEDAYTPTIEDFHRKFYSIRGEVYQLDILDTSGNHPFPAMRRLSILTGDVFILVFSLDNRDSFEEVQRLKQQILDTKSCLKNKTKENVDVPLVICGNKGDRDFYREVEQREIEQLVGDDPQRCAYFEISAKKNSSLDQMFRALFAMAKLPSEMSPDLHRKVSVQYCDVLHKKALRNKKLLRAGSGGGGDHGDAFGILAPFARRPSVHSDLMYIREKTSVGSQAKDKERCVIS